The following DNA comes from Paenibacillus crassostreae.
CAGGAAATGGCCCTCTTAGCGGATAATCAACTACGATATAACTCCTATATATCAGTGTTGAATGAAAAAATAAAAATGATGCGTACAGCAGTCCAAGGGAGCTAATAGACAATGACCATAAGTAACAGTTTTGGGATTAGTGCATCAGCCTTATCTGCTCAAAGACTTCGAATGGATGTTATTTCTTCTAATATTGCTAATGCTGAAACGACAAGAGCGAGTGTGGTTAATGGGGAAGCTGTTCCATATCGTCGGAAAATGGTTGTCCTCACACCTAATGAAACTAGCTTTTCCGATCACCTTCAGTCACAAATGGGTAATCAATCAGCTAAAGGTATTGGAACAGGTGTTAGAGTGAAATCTATTCAAGAAGATAGTACGGAATTAAAACCGGTATATAATCCTACTCATCCTGATGCGAATGCTGAGGGGTATGTTTTAATGCCAAATGTTGATATTGCAAAAGAGATGGTTGATATGATATCTGCCTCACGCTCTTATGAAGCAAACCTTACTGCTCTAAACGCGTCTAAATCAATGTTAATGAAGGCATTAGAAATAGGTAAATAATTCGATTGAATAATATGATGTCTAGAAGAGGGAGGGAATACGATGATTCAAAATACTATGTTTAACTCACAAGTTATTAAACCAATTCAAATACAGAACAATACTATGCAAGTCTCCTCCACACCAGCAGAATCGCTTAGTGATTTCGGATCATATTTAGAAGATGCAATTCAAAAAGTAGCTGATCAAGAAACAGCATCCAATGTAATGAGTGAAAAACTATTACTTGGTGAAGTGAATGTTGATGAAGTTATGGTTACTGCTGAACAAGCTTTATTAAGTTTGCAACTTACAGCACAAGTTCGAAATAAAGTAATAGAGGCGTATCAAGAGATCATGCGAATACAAATATAGAGGAATCTAGCTAAGCTTCGGGTGGGGTGAAAATGTGAACGAGAGAATTGTCCAATATAAGGATAAAGTTGTCCGATATTGGAATCAGTTTAGTAAAAATCAAAAGATAATTTTTGTATCTACATTATCTATTATAGTTATTGTCATTGTTATTTTAACAATGATGTTCTCCAAAACAGAATATGAAGTGGCTTTTAAAGATTTGAATTCAACTGATGCTGCGGGGATAATGACCTATTTAGATGATAATAGTATCCCTTATAAATTAAGTCCTGATGGGGGTAGTATTTCTGTTCCAAGTACTCAAGCGGCCCGTGCAAAAGTTGATATAGGGTCACAAGGGATTGTTGAGAATGGATCTATCGGTTATAAAATATTTGAACAGGGTTCTTCTGTTATTGGTATGACTGATAGTGAGTTCGGTGTTAAATATAACAATGCTTTAAACGGAGAAGTAGAACAATTACTGAAAAGTATGAATGGTATACGTGATGCTAAAGTATTAATCAATTTACCAGAGAAAAGTGTCTTTGCTAGCAATGGTGATCAGGATAAGGCTTCTGCCTCTGCAGTGTTAATTTTTAATGCTGGATTTAAACCTAATCAAGAAGCTATTGATGGTTATTATAATCTGATGAAGACAGCTATTCCGAATCTTCCAATTGAGAATATTACAATTTCAAATGATGAAATTGAACTAGTATCAACAGCGAAGGGCGGAGAAGGGGTTCTATCAACAGCATTAGAGGCTAACTATGCACTACAAAAACGATTTGAGAATGATGTTCGTCAGAATGTTAAACAATTTCTAACACAATTTATGGGTGAAGATAAAGTAGAGGTTCTAGTCGTGTCTAAACTAAACTTCGACAAAATCCAAAGCCAAGAAAATCTAGTTACCCCAGTAAATGAAGAAGATATGAAAGGCATAGAAATTAGTGTTCAGAACATATCAAATAATTACTCGGGTACTACTGCACCTGATAGTGGTGTTGCAGGTGTGGGTCAAGAAGAAATACCTGGATATCCAAGTGACACTTCAACGGGTAATACAACTTCGGAGGAATTGTCTGAAACCGTGAACTATGAGGTTAATAGAATCGCTAGGGAAATAATATCAAGTCCTTATTCTGTAAAAGATTTAACTATTAATGTCGCTGTAGAACCACCGGATGGGCAAGAAAATCTGGATGCGGCGACAATCACAGCGATACAAACTATTTTGAAAAATATTGTAAGAGCATCTGTAGCAGATTCTGGTATTACATATACAAACGACGAATTGGACCAAAAAGTTTCGGTTTACTCTCAAACTTTTAATAGCGGTGAAGATGTGAGCACGGGAATTAAACTATCAAATGGCGCTCTGTGGGCGATTGGATTGGTTGTTCTTGTCTTATTAGGGCTTGTAGGGTTCTTAATCTACAAACGTCGTAAACAAAAGGATGAATTTGAAGAAGATGTTCCACTTCAAGTGCCTACGGAATTCCCTTCCATTAACTTGGAAAGCATGACTAATGAAAGTCAAGTGCGTAAACAGCTCGAAACTCTGGCGAAAAAGAAACCAGACGAATTCGTCAACTTACTGCGTACATGGCTGGCTGACGAATAGAGGTGAGTGTATTGGCAAAGTCAACATCAATAAGTCAAGGTTTGAGTGGACGTCAGAAAGCGGCGATCCTGCTCATTACCTTGGGTCCTGAGGTTTCTGCACAAATATTCAAACATCTACGCGATGAAGAGATTGAACAATTAACTCTTGAAATTGCCAATGTACGAACAGTAGATAGTACAGATAAAGATACGATAATGGCGGAATTTCACCAGATTTGCCTTGCACAAGAGTATATCTCTCAGGGCGGTATAAATTACGCTCGAGAAATTCTTGAAAAGGCACTTGGATCAAGTAAAGCGTTAGAAGTGATTAGTCGATTGACAGCTACCCTTCAAGTTCGTCCATTCGATTTTGCAAGAAAAGCTGATCCAAGTCAGATTTTGAATTTTCTACAGAATGAAAACTCACAAACCATAGCTTTAGTTCTATCGTATTTACAGTTCGATCAAGCTGCTGCAATACTATCTTCTTTACCACAAGAGAAACAAGCAGATGTAGCGCGAAGAATAGCGGTGATGGACAGTACTTCACCTGAGGTTCTATATCAGGTTGAGAGAGTTCTGGAACAGAAGCTTTCATCAACAGTAACGCAAGATTATACGAACGCCGGTGGACTTGAGTCTATCGTTCAAATTCTAAATGGGGTTGACCGAGGTACTGAGCGAACCATTCTAGATTCACTAGAAATTCAAGATCCTGAATTGGCAGAAGATATCAAGAAACGTATGTTTGTATTTGAAGATATTGTTAATATCGACAATAGATCAATTCAACGGATCATTCGAGATATTGAGAACGCAGATCTGCAACTTGCGCTCAAAGTGGCTAGTGAAGAAGTACGCGACGTCGTATTTAGAAATATGTCGAAACGGATGTCTGAATCATTTAAAGAAGAAATGGAATTCATGGGACCTGTTCGGTTACGCGATGTTGAAGAAGCGCAGACTCGTATCGTAGGTACCATTCGTAGATTGGAAGAAGCCGGTGAGATTATCATAGCGCGTGGCGGAGGAGATGACATCATTGTCTAATTTGATTAAGCATTCCCAGTATAGACCAGTGGAAGTGCTGAAGGAATTGGATTTGTCTAAACGTTACAACTCCTTGGAAGAAGAAGTTACCATTGAAGAAAATGTTGAAGAAGAACAAGAGATAATTATACAGATTGATGAAGAAGCAGAGCGGCTTAAGAATGAAATGCTTCAGGATGCTAAGGAATTTGCGGAACAGCAAATTCGAGAGTCTTCCATTGAATCTGAAAGAATCTTGGCAGAAGCTACTGAACAGATTGATCAATGGTGGGTAGAACGTCGTGATCAAGATGAACATTTGATTGAAGCAATCAAATCTGAAGGTTTTGAGCAAGGATTCAGCGAGGGTCGGATCAAAGCGGAGGAAGAATTACAGCTGAAGATTGAGGAAATGATGGTTGAGGCACAGACAGTGCTGGAAGAAGCATATCGTGTGAAAAGTCAAATTATCCAAGAAGCAGAACCCTTCCTAGTAGAGTTAAGTACAGCAATCGCAGAAAAAGTCATCGACAAGCAGTTATCTATAGAGAGTAATTATATGATTGATTTAATCAAAAAGAATTTATTGAGAAAGAGAGAACAAGGGGTTATTACTTTATGTGTGGCTCCTGTTCACTTCGAATTTATTCAAGCTGCTCGAGAAGAACTTGTTCTTGCTATTGATTCACAAGCAGAACTCAAGATTATACCAGATGCAACTGTGTTGGATGGTGGTTGTGTAATCCGATCATCGTTCGGAAGTATTGATGCACGAATTGATACACAGCTAGTTGAGATCAAGAAAGAGCTGATCCGAATAGCACTAGATCATGAAGATCGGAGAGATCAAGATGAAAGTGCTTGATAGTCAGAGATATATGGATCAGCTTGACCAGTTAGATCCCGTAAGAGTCAATGGGAAAGTAACTAAAGTAATTGGCTTGATGGTTGAATCTGAAGGTCCTGATGCAAATATTGGCGATGTCTGCTTAATCTATCCGAGTAATGTTTCAAAACCTCTTCAAGCAGAGGTTGTCGGCTTCCGTGATAATAAGGTGCTGTTAATGCCACTAGGGGAGCTTCAGTCGATTGGTCCTGGATGTGATGTGGTAGGAACAGGGAAACCTCTAAGTGTGCAAGTAGGATCTGAATTACTTGGTAAAGTACTGGATGGTTTAGGCCAACCTTTGGATGGATCTTTGATTCCGACTAGAATGGCATTCAGTTCTACATTTAGACCACCATCCAATCCCTTGAATCGTCCGCGGGTACTAGAACCGATTAGTATTGGCGTTAGAGCTATTGATGGATTGTTATCCATCGGTAAAGGTCAACGGGTTGGGATATTTGCAGGTTCAGGTGTAGGTAAAAGTACACTTATGGGAATGATTGCTCGTAATACTTCTGCTGATGTAAATGTCATTGCACTTATTGGGGAACGTGGTCGTGAAGTATTAGATTTCATCGAACGTGATTTAGGACCAGAAGGATTGAAGCGATCTGTTGTCATTGTGGCGACCTCGGATCAACCTGCATTAATCCGAATCAAAGGGGCACTGATTGCAACGACAATTGCAGAGTATTTCCGTGATCGTGGAATGAATGTGATGCTAATGATGGATTCTGTTACTCGGTATGCTATGGCACAACGTGAAGTGGGGTTAGCAATTGGCGAACCGCCTGCTATGAGAGGGTATACGCCATCTGTATTCGCTAATCTACCGAAATTACTTGAAAGAGCAGGAACGGGACCTACGGGTTCGATAACAGCCTTCTATACAGTGCTTGTAGATGGGGACGATATGAACGAACCTATTGCAGATGCCGTACGAGGTATCCTTGATGGACATATCGTGTTAAATAGGAATATTGCTAATAAGGGGCATTTTCCTGCAATTGATATTCTGGCGAGTATTAGTCGTGTCATGAAGGACATCTCATCAGAAGATCATATTGATGCAGCTGAGAACTTAAAACGATTGCTGGCTGTTTATACTGACTCTGAGGATTTGATTAATATTGGTGCATATCATCGTGGATCCAATGAAAGTATTGATGAATCTATTGATTTCATTCAGAATATTTGGGATTTCAGTAGACAAAAGGTTGATGAGAAAGTGACTTTTGCAGATGTGAAAGAACGATTGATTGCTGAATTCTCAAGGAGATGAATGATTTAGTATGATATTTAACTATACATTTCAAAATATAGTGAATCTGAAAGGGAATGAGAGAACTCAAGCAGAATGGATGCTTTCTAGTGCTCTTGTGAAGCTTCAAGAAGAAGAACAAACATTAATAGAACTTGAAAAGTTTCGAAATGACACAACGGAACAGTTGCTATTAAAAATTGAGAATTCAGCTTCTATTGTGAAAATTCAAGAACTACAAACGTACTTAGAATATCTGGAGCAATGTATTGTCAGGAAAAACTCGGATGTGCGAAAAGCTAATGTAGCGGTTAGGAAAAGTCAAAATCATCTATCAGATAAGATGTTAGATGAAAAAGTATGGTTGAAATCACGTGATAAAGCAAAAGACAAATTTCAACATGAGACACTCCTCCGGGAACAGAACGAACTTGATGAAATAGCAACTGTAAGGTTTGCTATGAATCTTCGATAGAAACATAATCGGGTGGGTGCACTAATCTCTGGCCCCTTAGGGAGTGAATAATAGTGGCACGTAATTATAATGATTTTGAGGATGAAAAGGAATCAAATGGCGGATTTGAGCGTTTTTTGATGTTGATGATTCCTATTATTTTTACCATTGTTCTTCTGGGTGTATTACTTGTACTTTTTAATATGAATATTCGTAATGCATTTTTTGAAGTAGCTAATAAGATCCCAATTGTAGAAAAATGGGTGCCTGATCCTGTTCTAGACCCAGAAACAATAAAGTTAAAAGAGAGTGAAAAAGAAGAAGAAGACAATGATGTCAAGATCAAAGAACTTCAGAACCAATTGAGTGCAAAAGAAGCAGAATTGCAACAAGTTAATGAGGGGAAAGTGGAACAAGAAGCCCAATTGGAAAATCTGCAATCACAAATTGAAGTTCTAGAGCAGGAGAGTGTCGATAAAGCGACACAAGAAATTGCAGATGAATATCAAAAACAAATTGATAATCTCGCTAAGATGTACGCTGATATGAGTCCAAGTAAAGCGGCTCCGATTCTACAGAATATGACCTCGGAAGAAATGGTATTATTGTTCTCTTCAATGAAGAATGACAATAGAATTGCTATTCTTGAAAAAATGGATTCTAAGGTTGCAGCAGAAGTTACGATGATGATGAAGGATGTCAAACCAGCTACAGATTTGCAGATCGCGGCTTTACAATCGCGATTGAAGCAAAATGATACAACAACAGAAGAGACTTCTACGATCTTGAATAATTCTCAACTGAGTCAGACCTTTGCTAATATGTCAGCAGATAAAGCAGCGGAACTTCTTTTTCAGACTTATAAGATTAGTCCAGATAAAACTCTAGAAATCTTAAGCTCTGTAACAGATGCCACACGTTCTTCAATTCTTGAGAAAATGTCAACGATAGATGCACCTACAACGGCCATTATCCTTAATAAACTCATGAGTAAATAATTTATTATAAACAAATTGATCCTAGAAGGGAGGTGAAAATAAAATGACGTTAATATTTCAAAACGTGAGTGCTAATAGTGCGGGTACCAGTAAAAGCGGAGCAACAACTGGTAATGCTTCAACTGAATCAGTCACAACAGCTGTGGTTGAAGGAGGAGCGCCGGTAGGGAGTCTATCATTCTCTCAACTTTTAGGTGAAGGAGCAACTTCTAAAACAGTTCTTTCTACAACTGATGTAACTTCACTGTTGGAAGGACTTCTTCAGAATGCTTCTTTACAGGAATCTACTACAACAACAGAAGCAGATGTTCTTAATCTAATTCTAGAAGGATTAAATGAACAAATTACAGAACTAGATGAGCTGATTGAAGAAGATTCGTCTTTGATGTTGACTCTGCAAAACTGGCTGCAGCAAGTGAATGAATTGTTAAGTGCTGATCAAATGGAAACGGAAAGTGTTGAATCAGACCCGAATATGGTTGTTTCAAACACTCTTGCAGATGATTCAGCAACCATAAGATTTGCCGTCCAAGATGCTGTTACCCAATTGATATCTTCTTTACAAAATAAAGTTGATACAAATAACATGAATTCACAAGCAGTTCATTTGTTAGCATCTGTTCAAAATCTTTTACAACAAGTTGGTTCTACTAAGTCACAATCATCAACTGTACCTGTTGGAGAGCAAGCAGCGAATAATACTGCTATGTTAGCAGCCACTGTGAGTGAATTTGATCAAGTGGATAGTTTAACTGTTACGAGTCGTAAGGATTTGTTAAATCAGTTGAATGTAAACCAAACATCAGCTTCTATGAAAGTGGAACAGCTAATTCGATCGTTACAGAGTACATCACAGGGTAGTGTGGTACCTCAGAATATTGAAGATACTGCTACTGTTGTTTCAACAGCTATTGAGGAGAATGTTGCTGAGACAAGTGAACTTACGCCAGAGCAAGGAATATTAACAGCGGGTGAACTTGCGATGAGAGATGGAATTAAGGCTTCGAAACCGGTAACTACACCTGTTCCTGTTCAACAGTTCTCCAAAGAAGTAACAGATTTAGTTGTAAGCAAACTGGATATTGTGAAGCTGAACGGGTTGACAGAAGCGAAAATATCTCTTTATCCTGAGCATTTAGGTCAAGTTGATATTAAAATAACGATGCAAAACGGTCAATTGATCGCAACATTTATGACTGAACATGCAGGAGCTAAGGATCTATTGGAGCAACAGATGTCTCAACTTCGAACTTCACTACAATCTCAAGGATTACAAGTTGAAAAACTTGAGGTGACTCAGAACCAATCTCTTCAATCTCATATGTATCAAGAAGAGCGTCGTCAATCTAATCAACAACAATCTAATCGCAGATCTAAAGAACGCGATGCACAATCTGACGATGCATTACTAGTTGCAAATCTTTCTGAAGAATTAAATGATTGGTTATCAGAACAGGTTAATGGTGAACAAGGAAATAGCTTTACAGCAGAAGCATAAAGAATGGAGGTGGAATTATGGCATCAGACATTATATCAACAAGTAATATTTGGCCAAATTATTCAGCGAGTAACGTAAAGGCTGCTAGCACAAAGGATACGACGACGATGGGTAAAGATCAGTTCTTAAAGATCATGATTACTCAACTTCAAAATCAAGATCCTATGCAACCACTAGAAGATAAAGAATTTATTGCACAGATGGCACAGTTTACTTCCGTAGAGCAACTAATGAATATATCGACTCAATTAACCAGTATGAGTCAGTCATTAGGAAATGTCTCGGGAATTATTGGTAAAGAAATAAGTTGGATCGATTCATCAGAAGGTAGCTCGTCAGAACTATTAACAGGTATTGTGGATTCTATAGTGATTAAAGATAGTATTCAATATGCAACAGTGGGTGATTCGGCTATCCCCTTAGATTTAATTCTTAAAATTGGGACTCCGGAAGAAATAATAAACCCTGCTGAGTTGGCATCGGAATCAAATGAGGACTTGTTATGAGTGAAAGATTAACTATTGGGCAGATGTTTACTACCCCAATATATCCCACCTCTTCATCAAGAAATATTCGTAATTCTCAAGGGACTGAGAATATTACCTCATTTGAACAACTGTTACAAGACAACATGCTTAAGTTTAGTAATCATGCGGTTAAACGGTTGGAGCAAAGAGGTATTGAAATCCCAGAAGAACAATTGACACGAATATCAGATGCGGTAGACCAGGCAGCTGCAAAAGGTAGTAGGGAATCACTTATATTGTTGAATGATATGGCATTGATTGTTAATGTGAAGAATCGTATGGTTGTTACTGCGATGGATGGTGATTCTATGAAAGATAATGTGTTCACAAAAATTGATAGTGCTGTAATTATTTCATAATTGGCTGGCCCGAAATGGAAGCCAAGGGCTGTTGATCGATTGATACAGTCCGATGTAATTAACGAGGAGGAATTATTGAATGTTAAGATCTATGTATTCAGGAGTTTCAGGCATGAAAGGTTTCCAAACAAAATTGGATGTTATTGGTAACAATATCGCCAATGTAAATACAACTGGATTTAAATCTAGTCGCGTAATGTTTAAAGATGTCATGAGTCAAACCATGTCAGGTGTTACACCACCTACTGATGGTGCACAAGGCGGCGTGAATGCTAAGCAGGTTGGACTAGGTGTTTCGATTGGGTCCATTGATACTATTCATTTAGCAGGTAGTGCTATGACCACTAACATTCCAACAGATTTACGAATTGATGGTGATGGGTTTTTCGTAGTAAGCATGACTGGTGAAGAAGATAATGCCTTTTTGACACGTGCAGGTGATTTTCATATTGACGCTGCTCGTAATCTAGTAACATCAGATGGAATGTTTGTAATGGGTACAGATGGTGTTATTACATTGGATGATGAAGTGACTTCTTTCTCCATAGCACAAGATGGTTCTGTCCTGGCGACAGTTGAAGGGGCTACAGAAGTAATAGCTCAGCTTGGTGTTGTTAAGGTCGTCAACCCTGAAGGTCTTGAAAAAGTCGGAGGTAACTTATACCGAATGACCTTAAATGCTAACCCAGAGGGTGAGTTTGAGATAGGAACAGCAAATGATGCTGAAGCAGGTACGGGATCAATTATTGCAGGACAATTAGAAATGTCAAATGTTGACCTTACTGGTGAATTCACCGAAATGATCGTTGCCCAACGTGGATTCCAAGCTAACTCTCGTATTATTACAACATCAGATGAGATTTTACAAGAAGTAGTTAATCTGAAGCGTTAATGATATAGCGGGAGGGGAGAGATAATATCTCTTCTCCCGAATTTACATAGGAGGCGTGTAATGATCTCACTTACAAGAATTAATGGATCACCAATGTGGTTAAATGCTCTTCTAATTGAAATGGTCGAAGAAACACCGGATACCTACATTACGTTAGTAACCGGCAAAAGAATAATTGTACTTGAAAAGGCTGCGGATGTGATCTCCCAAGTCAAAAAGTATAGTCAAGAGATTGGCATGAATAATGCAACTATTAAAGTGCAACATACGGAGGAAACCTCATGAAAAAGATGATGCCTTGGATTATCACAATTCTATTAGCTATAACCCTAATTGTTCTTGCTGCTTTCTTATTAATGGATAATTTCCTTGGTAACGATAAAGATGATGTGTCCGCAGCAGTGAATTCTGTTGAAACCAAAAGATTAACAGCAGATCAAATAGTAGAATTAACTTCTGAGATTGTAGACATTAAGACCAATCTAGCAGCTCCTGAATATATCGTATTGATGAATTTTGCGTTTCAATTGGATAGTAATACCTCAAAAGTAGAATTCGACAAGATCAAAGAAATCAAAATTAAGCCAATTATCCTTAAGACTCTTGCGGATACGAAACCTGAAGATTTACAAGGTGCGAATGGTAAAGATCAATTAAGCGCAAAATTGATCAATTTGATTAATAAAACCTTAACTGAGGGACAATTGACCCAAATCGAGATCACGAATTTCATTTTAACAACACTTTAATTGAAATATGGAACAATTTTGTAAGGGGGTGAAATAATTGGTAGATGTAATGTCACAAAACGAGATTGACGCCCTACTCGCTGCACTATCTTCTGGAGAAATGGATGCGGAAGAACTCAAAAAAGAAGATACTCAGAAGAAAGTTCGTTCTTATGATTTTAAGAGAGCTGTACGTTTTTCTAAAGATCATATTCGAAGCCTAACTCGTATCCATGAAAATTTTGCCAGGTATCTTACAACATATTTTTCAGCACAGTTAAGAACTTTTGTGCAGATCAGTGTCGTTCAGGTAGAACAACTTCCATATGATGAATTCATTCGCTCTATACCAAAAATGACGATTCTTAATATTTTTGAGGCAGAACCACTAAAAGGTAGAATGGTTATGGAAGTACATCCAAATGTAGCGTATGCTATGTTAGATCGATTGCTTGGTGGCGTAGGGAACGCACCTTCCAAGATAAATTCTCTTACTGAGATAGAAACAACGATTATGGAGCGTATTTTTGGTAGAGCATTCGAAAGTTTACAGGAAGCATGGAAGACTGTAATGGATATTTCACCTCGTTTGGAAGCAATGGAGACGAATCCGCAATTTATGCAGATTGTATCTCCCAATGAAACGATCGCTTTGATTTCATTGAGTACCAAGATTGGTGATACAACAGGGATGATCAACATTTGTATTCCCCATGTTGTACTAGAACCTATAATGTCTAAGTTATCTGCTCACCAATGGTTTGTTTCAGAGAAAAAGAATATTGAGCCACTTCAAGTAGAAGCATTGAAACAAAATGTTAAGCAGGCAAAATTAAAAATTGTTGCTGA
Coding sequences within:
- the flgC gene encoding flagellar basal body rod protein FlgC; translated protein: MTISNSFGISASALSAQRLRMDVISSNIANAETTRASVVNGEAVPYRRKMVVLTPNETSFSDHLQSQMGNQSAKGIGTGVRVKSIQEDSTELKPVYNPTHPDANAEGYVLMPNVDIAKEMVDMISASRSYEANLTALNASKSMLMKALEIGK
- the fliE gene encoding flagellar hook-basal body complex protein FliE, which produces MIQNTMFNSQVIKPIQIQNNTMQVSSTPAESLSDFGSYLEDAIQKVADQETASNVMSEKLLLGEVNVDEVMVTAEQALLSLQLTAQVRNKVIEAYQEIMRIQI
- the fliF gene encoding flagellar basal-body MS-ring/collar protein FliF; the protein is MNERIVQYKDKVVRYWNQFSKNQKIIFVSTLSIIVIVIVILTMMFSKTEYEVAFKDLNSTDAAGIMTYLDDNSIPYKLSPDGGSISVPSTQAARAKVDIGSQGIVENGSIGYKIFEQGSSVIGMTDSEFGVKYNNALNGEVEQLLKSMNGIRDAKVLINLPEKSVFASNGDQDKASASAVLIFNAGFKPNQEAIDGYYNLMKTAIPNLPIENITISNDEIELVSTAKGGEGVLSTALEANYALQKRFENDVRQNVKQFLTQFMGEDKVEVLVVSKLNFDKIQSQENLVTPVNEEDMKGIEISVQNISNNYSGTTAPDSGVAGVGQEEIPGYPSDTSTGNTTSEELSETVNYEVNRIAREIISSPYSVKDLTINVAVEPPDGQENLDAATITAIQTILKNIVRASVADSGITYTNDELDQKVSVYSQTFNSGEDVSTGIKLSNGALWAIGLVVLVLLGLVGFLIYKRRKQKDEFEEDVPLQVPTEFPSINLESMTNESQVRKQLETLAKKKPDEFVNLLRTWLADE
- the fliG gene encoding flagellar motor switch protein FliG gives rise to the protein MSVLAKSTSISQGLSGRQKAAILLITLGPEVSAQIFKHLRDEEIEQLTLEIANVRTVDSTDKDTIMAEFHQICLAQEYISQGGINYAREILEKALGSSKALEVISRLTATLQVRPFDFARKADPSQILNFLQNENSQTIALVLSYLQFDQAAAILSSLPQEKQADVARRIAVMDSTSPEVLYQVERVLEQKLSSTVTQDYTNAGGLESIVQILNGVDRGTERTILDSLEIQDPELAEDIKKRMFVFEDIVNIDNRSIQRIIRDIENADLQLALKVASEEVRDVVFRNMSKRMSESFKEEMEFMGPVRLRDVEEAQTRIVGTIRRLEEAGEIIIARGGGDDIIV
- a CDS encoding FliH/SctL family protein; this encodes MSNLIKHSQYRPVEVLKELDLSKRYNSLEEEVTIEENVEEEQEIIIQIDEEAERLKNEMLQDAKEFAEQQIRESSIESERILAEATEQIDQWWVERRDQDEHLIEAIKSEGFEQGFSEGRIKAEEELQLKIEEMMVEAQTVLEEAYRVKSQIIQEAEPFLVELSTAIAEKVIDKQLSIESNYMIDLIKKNLLRKREQGVITLCVAPVHFEFIQAAREELVLAIDSQAELKIIPDATVLDGGCVIRSSFGSIDARIDTQLVEIKKELIRIALDHEDRRDQDESA
- the fliI gene encoding flagellar protein export ATPase FliI is translated as MKVLDSQRYMDQLDQLDPVRVNGKVTKVIGLMVESEGPDANIGDVCLIYPSNVSKPLQAEVVGFRDNKVLLMPLGELQSIGPGCDVVGTGKPLSVQVGSELLGKVLDGLGQPLDGSLIPTRMAFSSTFRPPSNPLNRPRVLEPISIGVRAIDGLLSIGKGQRVGIFAGSGVGKSTLMGMIARNTSADVNVIALIGERGREVLDFIERDLGPEGLKRSVVIVATSDQPALIRIKGALIATTIAEYFRDRGMNVMLMMDSVTRYAMAQREVGLAIGEPPAMRGYTPSVFANLPKLLERAGTGPTGSITAFYTVLVDGDDMNEPIADAVRGILDGHIVLNRNIANKGHFPAIDILASISRVMKDISSEDHIDAAENLKRLLAVYTDSEDLINIGAYHRGSNESIDESIDFIQNIWDFSRQKVDEKVTFADVKERLIAEFSRR
- the fliJ gene encoding flagellar export protein FliJ → MIFNYTFQNIVNLKGNERTQAEWMLSSALVKLQEEEQTLIELEKFRNDTTEQLLLKIENSASIVKIQELQTYLEYLEQCIVRKNSDVRKANVAVRKSQNHLSDKMLDEKVWLKSRDKAKDKFQHETLLREQNELDEIATVRFAMNLR
- a CDS encoding MotE family protein; this translates as MARNYNDFEDEKESNGGFERFLMLMIPIIFTIVLLGVLLVLFNMNIRNAFFEVANKIPIVEKWVPDPVLDPETIKLKESEKEEEDNDVKIKELQNQLSAKEAELQQVNEGKVEQEAQLENLQSQIEVLEQESVDKATQEIADEYQKQIDNLAKMYADMSPSKAAPILQNMTSEEMVLLFSSMKNDNRIAILEKMDSKVAAEVTMMMKDVKPATDLQIAALQSRLKQNDTTTEETSTILNNSQLSQTFANMSADKAAELLFQTYKISPDKTLEILSSVTDATRSSILEKMSTIDAPTTAIILNKLMSK
- a CDS encoding flagellar hook-length control protein FliK; this translates as MTLIFQNVSANSAGTSKSGATTGNASTESVTTAVVEGGAPVGSLSFSQLLGEGATSKTVLSTTDVTSLLEGLLQNASLQESTTTTEADVLNLILEGLNEQITELDELIEEDSSLMLTLQNWLQQVNELLSADQMETESVESDPNMVVSNTLADDSATIRFAVQDAVTQLISSLQNKVDTNNMNSQAVHLLASVQNLLQQVGSTKSQSSTVPVGEQAANNTAMLAATVSEFDQVDSLTVTSRKDLLNQLNVNQTSASMKVEQLIRSLQSTSQGSVVPQNIEDTATVVSTAIEENVAETSELTPEQGILTAGELAMRDGIKASKPVTTPVPVQQFSKEVTDLVVSKLDIVKLNGLTEAKISLYPEHLGQVDIKITMQNGQLIATFMTEHAGAKDLLEQQMSQLRTSLQSQGLQVEKLEVTQNQSLQSHMYQEERRQSNQQQSNRRSKERDAQSDDALLVANLSEELNDWLSEQVNGEQGNSFTAEA
- a CDS encoding flagellar hook capping FlgD N-terminal domain-containing protein is translated as MASDIISTSNIWPNYSASNVKAASTKDTTTMGKDQFLKIMITQLQNQDPMQPLEDKEFIAQMAQFTSVEQLMNISTQLTSMSQSLGNVSGIIGKEISWIDSSEGSSSELLTGIVDSIVIKDSIQYATVGDSAIPLDLILKIGTPEEIINPAELASESNEDLL
- a CDS encoding TIGR02530 family flagellar biosynthesis protein; translated protein: MSERLTIGQMFTTPIYPTSSSRNIRNSQGTENITSFEQLLQDNMLKFSNHAVKRLEQRGIEIPEEQLTRISDAVDQAAAKGSRESLILLNDMALIVNVKNRMVVTAMDGDSMKDNVFTKIDSAVIIS